From Arachis stenosperma cultivar V10309 chromosome 2, arast.V10309.gnm1.PFL2, whole genome shotgun sequence, one genomic window encodes:
- the LOC130962840 gene encoding uncharacterized protein LOC130962840 yields the protein MRRDQRSPKQDPILSSQYVVCEGRYNCRFKALDRTLRNLMSVTDQHKTHQPFGGKIVVLGADFRQILPVISKGSRHDILASAINSSHLWSFCKVLKLHTNMRLLMSSSDQDEGEMKIFANWILDVGNGNIGSVVGDESEVEIPDDLLITTTDNLLSHLVDFAYLNLLQNMSDYKYFQSRAILAPTLKSVEKVNNFVLTIFPGMEKEYLSSDTTCQTDENEDVKQEWFTPEFLNDIKCSGLLNHKLTLKSGVAIMLLRNIDQTLGLCNGTRLIVNKLGSNVIGATVVTGRNIGDKVYIPRMNLIPSDSGLSFKFQQRQFSLTVCFAMTINMSQGQLLSHVRLYLPKSVFTHGQLYVALSRVKSRSGLRILILNEYGNPKSSTTNVVFKEVFNNI from the coding sequence ATGAGGAGAGATCAGAGAAGTCCAAAACAGGATCCAATTTTGAGTTCTCAATATGTTGTATGCGAGGGAAGGTACAACTGCCGTTTTAAAGCACTTGATCGGACACTTAGGAATCTTATGTCAGTTACCGATCAACATAAGACACATCAACCATTTGGTGGTAAGATTGTTGTTCTAGGAGCTGATTTCAGACAGATACTTCCGGTGATTTCGAAAGGAAGTAGACACGATATATTAGCATCCGCTATTAACTCATCCCATCTGTGGTCATTTTGTAAGGTTCTGAAACTGCATACGAATATGAGGCTTCTAATGTCTTCTTCGGATCAAGATGAAGGTGAAATGAAGATATTTGCTAATTGGATACTTGATGTTGGAAATGGAAATATTGGCTCTGTTGTTGGTGATGAATCAGAAGTTGAAATTCCAGATGATCTATTGATTACAACTACTGATAATCTTCTCTCTCATTTGGTAGACTTTGCATATCTAAATTTGTTGCAAAACATGTCAGATTACAAGTATTTTCAGAGTAGAGCAATTCTTGCACCCACACTTAAGAGTGTCGAGAAGGTAAACAATTTTGTCTTGACAATCTTTCCAGGGATGGAAAAGGAGTATTTGAGCTCTGACACAACATGTCAAACTGATGAGAATGAAGATGTAAAACAAGAGTGGTTCACACCAGAGTTTCTAAATGACATCAAATGTTCGGGACTACTCAATCACAAGTTGACTTTGAAGTCAGGAGTCGCTATAATGCTACTGCGAAACATAGACCAGACTTTAGGTTTATGCAACGGGACAAGATTAATAGTTAACAAACTTGGCAGCAACGTAATTGGAGCGACGGTAGTGACCGGTAGAAATATTGGAGATAAAGTGTACATTCcaagaatgaacttgatccctTCAGATTCAGGATTGTCATTTAAGTTCCAACAGAGACAATTTTCATTAACAGTATGCTTTGCAATGACCATTAACATGAGTCAGGGTCAATTATTATCACATGTACGGCTTTATTTGCCAAAATCAGTGTTCACCCATGGACAACTTTATGTTGCTTTGTCAAGAGTTAAGAGTCGCAGTGGCCTCAGGATTTTAATTCTAAACGAATACGGCAATCCAAAGTCATCAACAACAAATGTCGTGTTCAAAGAggtttttaataatatttag